One Haloarchaeobius amylolyticus genomic window, CTCGGCCGCTACGGCAAGCACCTGACCGGCAGCGATATCAAGGAGAGCGAGGCCGCCCTCGACAGCAAGGACTTCGACAACGAGACCCGGGAGATGCTCGGGCTCGACGACATCGAGGACATCATCGGCGCCATCGACGAGGAGGCCGAACTCGACACCGAGAAGATGGAGAAGCAGGCCGAGGCCGTCAAGATGGGCGACGACCCCACGGACATCAAGGACCCCGACGAGGTCATCCAGGAGGCCGACGACGAGATCGCCGGCGGGGACTACGACGTGAGCGACGACATGTCCGACTCGTTCACCAGCGCCGAGAAGAAGATGGAGGACAAGGAGAAGGAGACCGAGACCGAGAAGTAGCGAAGGCGTTTTACCGCTGGGGAAGTATAGAAAGAAACGAACAATGGGCGAACGCGGGGAGGTCGACGAGCAGAAACGCGCCACGTTACGGCGCTTCGCCGCGGTCGGTGCGGCGAGCCCGTTCGCTCGTTTTACGGACGACGACGACACCGGCGAGAGCGACGTGCGCGACGCCATCGCCGGCTACCTCGCCGCGACGCCCGGCGCCCACTTCTCGAAGCTCCGTGACGACCTGCAACTCGGCACGGGGGAGACCCAGCACCACCTGCGTCGGCTGGTCGACGGCGGCGCGGTCGAGGTCCACCGCGACGGCGACTACAAGCGCCTCTACCCCGCCACGCAGTTCTCCGAGTTCGAGAAGACCGCCCTCGGCTACCTGCGTCGGGACACGCCCCGCGGGATGCTCGTCGAACTCCTGCGCGACCCCGACGCCACCGGCTCCGCCCTCGCGGAGGCACTGGGCGTCTCGCGTCCGACCGTGAGCAAGTACGCGAAGGAACTGGAGGCCGCCGGCCTGCTCTCGCGCGAGGACGGCTACCGGGTCGAGCGCCCCGAGACGGTGCTGTTGCTCGTGGTTCGCTACGCGGACTCCTTCGACGCCAACGCGGCACGGCTCGCCGGAGAGGCGGACGAACTGGTCACGTTCGGGCGCTGACGACGGGTCGCAGAAAACGGGTCGAGAAAACGGATCGCGGAAAACGTTTCTCAGGCGTTCGGAACCGTGAGCTCACGCTCTGGCGGTTCGTCGTCGGGTGCCTCTGCGTCTGCGAGGTCGAGGGTGCCGAGCGGGTCGACACCGTCGAGCAGGCTCTCGAGATACGATTGCACGGTCACGTGCTCGCCGTCTGCGACCGTGCAGGGAAGTACCGCCGCGAGCTCGTCGTCCTGTCGGACCGCGAGACAGATACACGGCGTGCGGAGCCGCTCCGTGGTCTCGCCGGTGAACAGGTTGTCGTCGCGCCGGGTGACGAACGACTGGTCGATGCGGACGTCCTCGGCCGCCGCCCAGTCGCGGAAGCGCTCGTAGTGGCGCGAGGTGGTCGTCGAGCGGTCAGCGCGGACCGCGCTTGGCCAGGTGTGCACGTCGTACGACGCCACGAGACCGTCGTCCCGGAGGTCCCGGACGGTTTCGAGCACCGTCTCTTGCGGAGCGGAGACTGGTGCGTAGGCGCGCAGGTAGACGTCGATGGTCAGTGGTGGGTATGCGGTCATCCTTCCCCCACAGGAACCTTAATCATTGTTCATTATTAAACTAGCCCTTCCACGGCAACATCTGCCAGCGACGCTGGTGGGTGGTGGGGCTGTGGGGTGCGCACCGTCGGAGAGCCCCGACGGGCGCGGGATGACAGGACAGGATGGGGCCGACGCGACGGGGTCGCGTCAGCGGGGACACGCGACAGCCGGTCTAGACCGAGACCTTCCAGGTGGTCGAGGAGGAGTAGCCCCACTTCTCGACGTCGACGTCGAAGTCGCCGCGCTGGATGGCGGTCATGTTGGTGCCGACCTCCTTGGCGGTCATGCCGAGGTCGTCGCCGATGAGCCGGGACTTGAAGTACGTCTTGGTCTGGGCCTCCTCGCGCAGGTACGAGAGGATCCGCCGTTGTTTCTCGGACAGGTCGAGGGCGGC contains:
- a CDS encoding winged helix-turn-helix transcriptional regulator, whose translation is MGERGEVDEQKRATLRRFAAVGAASPFARFTDDDDTGESDVRDAIAGYLAATPGAHFSKLRDDLQLGTGETQHHLRRLVDGGAVEVHRDGDYKRLYPATQFSEFEKTALGYLRRDTPRGMLVELLRDPDATGSALAEALGVSRPTVSKYAKELEAAGLLSREDGYRVERPETVLLLVVRYADSFDANAARLAGEADELVTFGR
- a CDS encoding HTH domain-containing protein yields the protein MTAYPPLTIDVYLRAYAPVSAPQETVLETVRDLRDDGLVASYDVHTWPSAVRADRSTTTSRHYERFRDWAAAEDVRIDQSFVTRRDDNLFTGETTERLRTPCICLAVRQDDELAAVLPCTVADGEHVTVQSYLESLLDGVDPLGTLDLADAEAPDDEPPERELTVPNA
- a CDS encoding DUF7123 family protein, which translates into the protein MSTSSAAALDLSEKQRRILSYLREEAQTKTYFKSRLIGDDLGMTAKEVGTNMTAIQRGDFDVDVEKWGYSSSTTWKVSV